One region of Sphingomonas abietis genomic DNA includes:
- a CDS encoding glycosyltransferase family 4 protein gives MDARTGSTLRKIALIGNSPPRLCGIATFTNDVRNGLIDTFPDLAIDMYAMNDRGAHYVYPGEVVCSIDQDDLGHYTRAAHRINASGADVVCVQHEYGIFGGPAGAYLLKLLDRVTAPVVVTLHTVLEQPNPEQRAVIEALVRRASKLIVMAEKGRHILQEVHGVAADRIAVVPHGAPDRAMGGGEDFKRRFGFEGHRVLLTFGLLSPNKGIETIIRAMPAIVARHPDALYVVLGATHPHLVAHEGEAYREGLMALAETLGVRQHVRFIDGFVEQATLLDHIAAADIYVTPYLNEAQITSGTLSYAVAMGKAVVSTPYWHAAELLAGGVGMLVPFGDSGAFAARITELLDRPDVLDEMSRRAWSVGRTMIWPALARSYVAIFEEAIRTQPARLFPGMGRNTDPVPPRLAAVERLSDDVGIIQHSIFSVPDRHHGYCVDDNCRALMLMHRIDGPDSVRADELAAIYAAFVQHAWNGDRGRFRNFMGFDRSWLEEEGSEDSFGRTLWSLGDTAARARSHELRRWASHLFDQVAPHVRALGSPRTWAFAMIAADAMLDAHPGHELSLALLRDLGGRLQDRLASARRPGWEWFEAVLAYDNARLPEALLRAARRLDDPAMRSEGLAALDWLDGIQSNPEGEFRAVGTDSFGHEYAPPLPFDQQPVEAWAMIDAAMVAHRVTGEQRWAEAARKAYAWYLGANDLGLPLGSSIDGGCFDGLMSDRVNLNQGAESVLAFQFACCALREMTEKADRNGSISKAGAVAS, from the coding sequence ATGGACGCACGCACTGGGTCGACACTTCGCAAGATAGCCTTGATCGGCAATAGTCCGCCCCGCCTGTGTGGCATCGCAACATTCACCAACGACGTCCGTAACGGACTGATCGATACTTTTCCCGATCTCGCCATCGACATGTACGCGATGAACGATCGCGGGGCGCATTATGTCTATCCCGGCGAAGTCGTATGTTCGATCGATCAGGACGATCTCGGCCACTACACGCGCGCCGCCCACCGCATCAATGCCAGCGGCGCCGACGTGGTCTGCGTCCAGCATGAATATGGCATTTTCGGCGGGCCGGCCGGCGCCTATCTGCTCAAGCTGCTCGATCGGGTGACGGCACCGGTGGTGGTGACGCTGCACACCGTGCTCGAGCAGCCGAATCCCGAACAGCGCGCGGTGATCGAGGCGCTGGTGCGCCGCGCCTCCAAATTGATCGTGATGGCCGAGAAGGGGCGGCATATCCTCCAGGAGGTGCATGGCGTCGCCGCCGATCGCATCGCCGTGGTGCCGCACGGCGCGCCCGATCGCGCGATGGGCGGGGGCGAGGATTTCAAGCGCCGCTTCGGTTTCGAAGGCCATCGCGTGTTGCTGACCTTCGGCCTGCTGTCCCCCAACAAGGGCATCGAGACGATCATCCGCGCGATGCCGGCGATCGTCGCCAGGCACCCGGACGCGCTTTATGTCGTGCTCGGGGCGACCCATCCGCATCTCGTGGCGCATGAGGGCGAAGCCTATCGCGAGGGTCTGATGGCGCTGGCGGAGACGCTCGGCGTGCGCCAGCATGTCCGCTTCATCGATGGCTTTGTGGAGCAGGCGACGCTGCTCGATCACATCGCCGCCGCAGATATCTATGTCACCCCCTATCTGAACGAGGCGCAGATCACCTCGGGAACGCTGAGCTATGCGGTGGCGATGGGCAAGGCGGTGGTGTCGACGCCCTATTGGCATGCGGCAGAGCTGCTCGCCGGAGGAGTGGGTATGCTGGTGCCGTTCGGCGACAGCGGCGCCTTTGCGGCGCGCATCACCGAATTGCTCGATCGACCGGACGTGCTGGACGAGATGAGCCGCCGGGCGTGGTCGGTGGGCCGGACGATGATCTGGCCGGCACTCGCCCGTTCCTATGTCGCGATTTTCGAGGAGGCGATCCGGACGCAGCCGGCCCGCTTGTTTCCCGGAATGGGGCGCAACACCGATCCCGTCCCGCCACGGCTCGCCGCCGTCGAGCGGCTGAGCGACGATGTCGGCATCATCCAGCATTCGATCTTCTCGGTGCCCGATCGCCATCATGGCTATTGCGTGGACGATAATTGCCGCGCGCTGATGCTGATGCACCGCATCGACGGGCCGGACAGCGTGCGCGCCGACGAACTCGCCGCGATCTACGCCGCGTTCGTTCAGCACGCATGGAATGGCGATCGCGGGCGGTTCCGCAACTTCATGGGCTTCGATCGGAGCTGGCTGGAGGAAGAGGGATCCGAAGACAGCTTCGGCCGGACCTTGTGGTCGCTGGGCGACACCGCGGCGCGGGCGCGCAGCCACGAGCTGCGGCGCTGGGCCTCGCATCTCTTCGACCAGGTCGCGCCGCACGTCCGTGCGCTGGGCAGCCCGCGGACATGGGCATTCGCGATGATTGCCGCCGATGCCATGCTGGATGCCCATCCGGGGCATGAATTGTCGCTGGCGCTGCTGCGCGATCTCGGTGGTCGGTTGCAGGATCGGCTGGCCAGCGCGCGCCGGCCGGGCTGGGAATGGTTCGAGGCGGTGCTCGCCTATGACAATGCCCGTCTGCCCGAGGCGTTGTTGCGCGCCGCGCGCCGGCTGGACGATCCGGCGATGCGCTCGGAAGGATTGGCGGCGCTCGACTGGCTCGATGGCATACAGAGCAACCCCGAAGGCGAGTTCCGTGCCGTCGGGACGGATAGCTTCGGCCATGAATATGCCCCGCCGCTGCCATTCGATCAGCAGCCGGTCGAGGCTTGGGCGATGATCGACGCGGCGATGGTCGCGCATCGCGTGACGGGTGAGCAGCGCTGGGCGGAGGCCGCGCGCAAGGCCTATGCCTGGTATCTCGGTGCCAACGATCTGGGGCTCCCGCTGGGCTCCTCGATCGACGGCGGCTGCTTCGACGGGCTGATGAGCGATCGGGTGAATCTCAACCAAGGCGCAGAATCCGTGCTCGCTTTCCAATTTGCCTGTTGCGCCTTGCGCGAAATGACGGAAAAGGCCGATCGGAACGGCTCTATTTCGAAGGCCGGCGCCGTCGCCTCCTGA